From a region of the Leptospira montravelensis genome:
- a CDS encoding tetratricopeptide repeat protein, whose amino-acid sequence MFRSFFLFIFLVTATLAQSSSDRLAFAFRSQASLDPLRMIVVGEVVGIEKASYYEVDTLSQELEVDTRPDTVTIKVGDPKGIRVGQTLYLIEKNQDHKTFRDGNIVGMITVKSVYQTTFFGWQVRGEGYLRLIEDRPVTAARLLDTTKYDEAFMAKKKGDHYFAKGQMDEALRMYKHSVSLDPGSPDSHYALGKAHWKDGEGYVSTAFEYSMAWKNRERFSNPQEKLLFLVDYLRFLTFYFKVEGKENKKQLDLMPLVAKEARNLYPKNYEVWLYSFETSFLNLLYSNMADVGVDGRKKREEWSDRSEEYLQKAYSIRKSDYYLHKLACEFYNIKWKETRGSVKETDYRNKLIEHGKLLRLYYTGETTLSEDLLNAIRLAEKQP is encoded by the coding sequence ATGTTTCGTTCCTTTTTCCTTTTTATTTTTTTGGTTACGGCAACTTTGGCCCAATCATCATCCGATCGGTTGGCCTTTGCATTTCGAAGCCAAGCTTCCCTCGATCCACTTAGAATGATTGTTGTGGGGGAGGTTGTGGGAATTGAAAAGGCCAGTTACTATGAAGTGGATACACTTTCACAGGAATTGGAAGTGGACACAAGACCAGATACTGTGACAATCAAGGTAGGGGACCCAAAAGGAATTCGGGTGGGCCAAACCTTGTATTTAATAGAAAAGAACCAAGACCACAAAACATTTCGTGATGGAAACATTGTGGGAATGATCACTGTTAAATCTGTTTACCAAACTACTTTTTTTGGATGGCAAGTTCGTGGGGAAGGGTATTTGCGCCTTATTGAAGACAGGCCAGTCACAGCCGCTAGATTACTTGATACTACAAAATACGATGAAGCTTTTATGGCTAAAAAGAAAGGTGACCATTATTTTGCCAAAGGGCAAATGGACGAAGCCTTACGAATGTATAAACATTCAGTTTCTCTGGATCCAGGATCACCTGATTCCCATTATGCGCTGGGAAAAGCTCATTGGAAAGATGGGGAGGGATATGTATCAACAGCATTTGAATATTCAATGGCTTGGAAAAATAGAGAGCGGTTTTCGAATCCCCAAGAGAAACTTTTATTCCTAGTAGATTATTTGCGATTTTTAACTTTTTATTTTAAAGTAGAAGGAAAAGAAAATAAAAAACAATTAGACCTAATGCCTTTGGTCGCTAAAGAAGCACGAAATCTTTATCCAAAAAATTATGAAGTTTGGTTGTATAGTTTTGAAACTTCTTTTTTAAATCTTTTATATTCAAATATGGCTGATGTTGGGGTAGACGGCCGTAAAAAAAGAGAGGAGTGGTCTGATAGGTCAGAAGAATATTTGCAGAAAGCCTACTCAATTAGAAAATCAGATTATTACCTTCATAAACTAGCTTGCGAATTCTATAATATAAAATGGAAGGAAACTCGTGGTTCAGTCAAAGAAACGGATTATCGTAATAAATTAATTGAACACGGAAAGTTGTTACGTCTTTACTATACTGGTGAAACCACTTTGTCAGAAGATCTTTTGAATGCAATTAGACTAGCTGAAAAACAGCCATGA
- a CDS encoding penicillin acylase family protein codes for MLEKTIKFTRKRPFLSLFLLFILTLPVTLHLLFWGLVSLKAPRYSGEIISNKLTSTVTVTRDEAGIPHIVGGDAKSAYFALGYTMAQDRIFQMELQRRIGKGELTEIFGDKLIPTDQFLKSLLLKKTAEEYVSQKEHIYPEAWNQLDWFLEGVNHFLSEDNLPIEYTILGIKPKPFDRVDAISFLFYMGFSFAEGIKSDSLYTIMESELKGRSANELFPRYDFETNATILETQPGVQRLADAGNSQKNNVKQTEKFDLNRIAIQSSKLKSENKINTKENEVLNLKQLVAFVNQLQLPIEPLEGSNSWLVAPNRSESGGAVLANDPHIALSNPGAWYEAYIEFPGYENYGYFLSIIPFPLIAHNRDKAWGLTMLEQDDVNLYLETIEGGKFKSGNTWKDLTYYRDPIRKKDGTEIPFEVGITNHGPLITEHIKGFKGRPVSLYWAHHHLPNPLLEVLFQMGKSKSFAELDSASSMIGAPGLNFSYADKNGNIAYYAVGRFPILKSGNSRKILEGSTGENDVIGYVPVKDNPKIINPKNGIIVTANNQVTNKSLPGLGKPEGNWQPPDRFQRLVGILETKEKWSLEDLAAIQNDTVSSFAPEYLELVLSSVADAKTPNGKKVLGILKKWNFEHFPESQGAAVYDVFFYITLRELLIDEMGPANFELYGDMAEYWNAYRRFVRNPSSPYWDDLRTEGVIETRADILKRSIEETGKYLESHLSASPSLWTWKNLYKIKHPHPLGVLPVIGGIFDIGPLPSAGGAEVVNNLKYKLMKEDWTATAGPSKRRVIDYGRFEESVTQLPIGNSGNLASPFYGNLVDDYINGVHRKILYSKEQVGPGKFRLEFRPQ; via the coding sequence ATGTTAGAAAAAACTATTAAATTTACCAGGAAGAGACCATTTTTAAGTCTCTTTCTACTTTTCATTCTCACTCTTCCAGTCACATTACATCTTTTGTTTTGGGGACTGGTATCTTTGAAAGCTCCACGTTACAGCGGAGAAATTATTTCAAATAAACTAACTTCTACTGTCACTGTGACCCGCGATGAAGCAGGGATCCCGCATATTGTGGGTGGAGACGCAAAGTCCGCTTATTTTGCGTTAGGTTATACGATGGCACAGGATCGTATTTTTCAGATGGAATTACAAAGGCGGATTGGGAAAGGAGAACTCACTGAAATTTTTGGTGATAAACTCATTCCAACCGATCAGTTTTTGAAATCACTACTTTTGAAAAAAACAGCGGAAGAGTATGTAAGCCAAAAAGAACATATTTATCCTGAAGCATGGAACCAATTGGACTGGTTTTTGGAGGGAGTGAACCATTTTCTTTCTGAAGATAATTTACCAATTGAATATACGATTCTTGGGATCAAACCGAAACCTTTTGATCGGGTGGATGCCATTTCCTTTTTATTTTATATGGGATTTTCTTTTGCGGAAGGGATCAAATCGGACAGTTTGTACACCATTATGGAGTCAGAACTAAAGGGTAGGTCTGCAAATGAACTTTTCCCTCGTTATGATTTTGAAACTAATGCTACCATTTTGGAAACACAGCCAGGTGTACAAAGGTTAGCTGATGCCGGAAATTCCCAAAAAAATAATGTTAAACAAACAGAGAAATTCGATTTAAACCGAATCGCAATTCAAAGTTCTAAACTTAAATCTGAGAACAAAATCAACACCAAAGAAAATGAGGTTCTTAATTTAAAACAACTAGTTGCTTTTGTGAACCAATTACAACTTCCCATTGAACCTTTGGAAGGTAGTAATTCCTGGCTTGTGGCACCTAACCGTTCCGAAAGTGGTGGAGCAGTTCTTGCCAATGACCCACATATCGCTCTCTCCAATCCTGGAGCTTGGTATGAAGCATACATTGAATTCCCAGGATATGAAAATTATGGATACTTCTTATCTATCATTCCTTTCCCATTGATTGCACATAATAGAGATAAGGCATGGGGACTTACCATGTTAGAACAGGATGATGTAAATTTGTATTTGGAAACCATCGAGGGTGGGAAATTCAAATCCGGAAATACTTGGAAAGATTTAACATATTATCGAGATCCCATTCGTAAAAAAGATGGCACCGAAATTCCTTTTGAAGTAGGGATTACAAACCACGGTCCACTCATTACAGAACATATAAAAGGATTTAAGGGTAGGCCAGTGAGTTTGTATTGGGCTCACCACCACTTACCAAATCCACTCCTTGAAGTTCTTTTTCAAATGGGAAAATCAAAATCATTTGCCGAACTTGATTCTGCTTCTTCGATGATTGGGGCGCCTGGGCTTAATTTTAGTTATGCGGATAAAAATGGAAACATTGCTTATTACGCAGTAGGAAGATTCCCTATTTTAAAATCAGGGAATTCGCGTAAAATTTTAGAAGGTTCTACGGGTGAAAACGATGTCATTGGTTATGTTCCGGTAAAAGACAATCCAAAGATCATCAATCCAAAAAATGGAATCATTGTTACTGCAAATAACCAAGTGACAAATAAGTCTCTTCCAGGACTTGGAAAACCAGAAGGGAACTGGCAACCTCCTGACCGTTTTCAAAGGTTAGTTGGAATTTTGGAAACAAAAGAGAAGTGGAGTTTGGAAGACCTGGCAGCAATCCAGAATGATACGGTTTCTTCCTTTGCACCAGAGTATTTGGAACTTGTTTTATCGTCGGTTGCAGATGCAAAAACTCCCAACGGAAAAAAAGTTTTAGGAATTCTAAAAAAATGGAATTTTGAACATTTTCCTGAATCACAAGGTGCAGCCGTTTACGATGTGTTTTTTTATATCACTCTTCGTGAATTGTTAATCGATGAGATGGGTCCCGCCAATTTTGAGTTATATGGTGATATGGCTGAATATTGGAACGCGTATCGCCGTTTTGTAAGGAATCCAAGTTCTCCTTATTGGGATGATTTACGTACGGAAGGGGTCATTGAAACAAGAGCGGATATCCTCAAAAGGTCGATTGAGGAGACAGGTAAGTATTTAGAATCCCATTTATCAGCATCTCCCAGTCTTTGGACTTGGAAAAACTTATATAAAATCAAACATCCTCATCCGCTTGGCGTATTGCCTGTGATAGGTGGTATTTTTGATATTGGACCTCTTCCTTCTGCCGGTGGTGCCGAAGTGGTTAACAATTTAAAATACAAACTGATGAAAGAAGATTGGACGGCTACCGCAGGTCCTTCCAAGAGACGAGTCATTGACTATGGTCGTTTTGAAGAGTCAGTGACCCAACTACCGATTGGAAATAGCGGAAATCTTGCCAGCCCCTTTTATGGGAACTTAGTAGATGATTATATTAACGGAGTCCATAGGAAAATCTTGTATTCGAAAGAACAAGTGGGTCCAGGAAAGTTCCGATTGGAATTCCGACCTCAGTAA
- a CDS encoding lytic transglycosylase domain-containing protein, translating into MRKRNSLTQILGATFLLLIFLTESYGKISSAGLSVRNESSKRKLEVYIAKHRPNLTSKERRELVSAMENAALNLKFPVGNKMERYDKLGFLVGLVQTESQFHKRAKSHKGALGLMQVMPATAKWLAEKEGIPFSSAKDLYDPEINLYIGVLYLNYLMERTDSLDAALLSYNAGLGGYKRFGGIPEYSRSVYRYYEEWKSMPTPTESLISETVASLLSI; encoded by the coding sequence ATGCGAAAACGAAACTCACTCACCCAAATTTTAGGAGCAACCTTCCTCCTTCTTATTTTTTTAACAGAATCCTATGGAAAGATCAGTTCTGCAGGTCTTTCTGTTCGAAATGAGTCTTCCAAAAGGAAATTGGAGGTCTACATTGCCAAACATAGGCCAAACCTTACTTCTAAGGAAAGACGAGAATTGGTTTCTGCAATGGAAAATGCAGCGCTAAACCTTAAGTTTCCCGTGGGTAACAAAATGGAACGTTATGACAAATTGGGATTTTTGGTAGGCCTTGTGCAGACCGAATCGCAGTTCCACAAAAGAGCAAAGTCACATAAAGGAGCGCTGGGCCTCATGCAAGTAATGCCGGCAACAGCCAAGTGGTTGGCTGAAAAAGAAGGAATTCCTTTTTCTTCTGCTAAGGATTTGTATGATCCTGAAATTAATTTGTACATTGGTGTTCTTTATTTGAATTATTTAATGGAACGTACTGATTCCTTGGATGCCGCTTTGTTATCTTATAATGCAGGGCTTGGAGGTTATAAACGATTTGGAGGCATTCCAGAGTATTCACGATCAGTGTACCGATACTATGAAGAATGGAAATCGATGCCAACTCCAACAGAAAGTCTGATTTCTGAAACCGTTGCGAGTCTTCTTTCTATCTAA
- a CDS encoding ATP-binding protein — translation MAPLLNLYSFFYFGLCLVSGIAFVYFMSRKEDLTPTFRGLLIPLFCLFFWSVAWSICNSFVAPWTAYVFVFLKNPVILILGVASSHLAFGFQENSFPRWKQWSLHIHSTLALLAILSNGIGFFFREVHFDPKMEFYVPDQHSSSPMVQLSILSIAGTMCLVLGNTIAVLFAKYLKFQGLQKRNTGGFLLAILGILSLAFADILVDLNYFSKPTFLFLLTNLTIIIMTILVLVSLNQETIPSTVGFKIMTFNLTVLYLILSIVANFLFNRFRVDFQNEMSREKHSIKTQLELGSTYPFVYLSELVIDLQNQNFRINKANLTKENIVDIQRIPNSFESFHLHSFSNDPSGIYWTSDFYAKNHHFLIAIPYIEYRNMVHQTVVWLIITLLFSLFTIFMLYPVLHKTSIVYPLTRLLAGIRKMHSGDLFVTVKVSSRDEIGELSNSFNEMISIVRDARLQLEQKIKERTESLNQTILELRETQEQLLHAERMSTLGKIAASVAHEINNPLAAIKGSIQFIKDGQSNVFGSEKTDMVILAEQFLEEFKTQKRSEVTSRFKRKKELIAYFKSKMISDPISLADTCFDFKIETIPEEYQKLFDTEEGRNTFQSKLNEFVIGFHLGIIETAVERASKIVFALKHHSYAGPRESQKHLSLKEGIDSVLSMYSTSWKQNIEIDWKISGDPVILGHADELVQVWTNLIYNAIQACPKEGGKIQIFLKEEETEALVTIEDNGKGISEDILPRIFEPFFTTKELGMGTGLGLSIVQKIIQNHNGNIQVESRPGKTLFTIRIPLAKS, via the coding sequence TTGGCTCCCTTACTGAATCTATACAGCTTCTTTTATTTTGGGCTCTGTTTGGTGAGTGGGATTGCCTTTGTCTACTTTATGTCTCGAAAGGAGGATTTAACTCCCACTTTCCGAGGCCTTCTCATCCCTCTGTTTTGTCTTTTTTTCTGGTCGGTGGCTTGGTCGATTTGTAATTCTTTTGTCGCACCTTGGACCGCATATGTTTTCGTTTTTTTGAAAAATCCCGTCATTTTGATTTTGGGTGTCGCTTCCTCCCATTTGGCGTTTGGATTTCAGGAAAATAGTTTTCCACGTTGGAAACAATGGAGCCTTCATATCCACAGCACACTTGCCCTCCTTGCGATTCTTTCCAACGGAATCGGTTTTTTTTTCCGTGAAGTTCATTTTGATCCTAAAATGGAATTCTATGTTCCAGACCAACATTCTTCTTCTCCGATGGTCCAACTATCCATCCTTTCTATCGCAGGTACTATGTGTTTGGTTCTTGGAAATACAATCGCCGTGCTTTTCGCTAAATATTTAAAGTTTCAAGGATTACAAAAAAGAAACACAGGTGGATTTCTTTTAGCGATCTTAGGAATTCTTTCTTTGGCTTTTGCTGACATCCTTGTGGATCTAAATTATTTCAGTAAACCAACCTTTCTTTTTTTACTCACTAACCTAACAATCATTATCATGACGATTCTTGTTTTAGTTTCACTGAACCAAGAAACAATTCCTTCCACGGTTGGATTTAAAATCATGACTTTCAACTTAACCGTATTATATTTGATTCTCTCCATTGTTGCTAATTTTTTATTCAACAGGTTTCGTGTTGATTTCCAAAATGAAATGAGTCGAGAAAAACATAGCATTAAAACACAACTGGAACTTGGTTCAACTTATCCTTTTGTTTATCTTTCTGAACTTGTCATAGACTTACAGAATCAAAATTTCCGAATCAATAAAGCAAACCTTACAAAAGAAAATATAGTAGATATCCAAAGGATTCCTAATTCATTTGAATCATTCCATCTACATTCATTTTCTAATGACCCTAGTGGAATTTATTGGACTTCCGATTTTTATGCAAAAAACCACCACTTTTTAATAGCAATCCCCTATATTGAATACAGAAACATGGTTCACCAAACTGTTGTTTGGCTAATCATCACACTCTTGTTTTCCCTATTTACTATCTTTATGTTATATCCCGTACTACATAAAACAAGTATTGTTTACCCGTTAACCAGATTACTGGCAGGGATTAGAAAAATGCATTCGGGTGATTTGTTTGTTACAGTCAAAGTATCAAGCAGAGATGAGATTGGTGAGTTATCTAATAGTTTTAACGAAATGATTTCCATTGTTAGGGACGCAAGGCTTCAATTAGAACAAAAAATCAAAGAGCGCACAGAATCTTTAAACCAAACCATCTTAGAACTAAGAGAAACCCAAGAACAACTTTTACATGCAGAACGAATGTCCACTTTGGGTAAAATTGCAGCTAGTGTGGCACATGAAATCAATAACCCACTAGCAGCTATTAAAGGTAGCATTCAATTCATAAAAGATGGACAATCAAATGTATTTGGATCTGAAAAAACTGATATGGTTATTTTAGCAGAACAATTTTTGGAAGAGTTCAAAACCCAAAAGAGATCTGAAGTCACATCCAGGTTCAAAAGAAAAAAAGAACTCATTGCTTATTTTAAATCCAAAATGATTTCCGATCCTATCTCCTTGGCAGATACCTGTTTCGATTTTAAAATTGAAACCATTCCCGAGGAATACCAAAAGTTATTCGATACAGAAGAAGGAAGAAATACCTTCCAATCCAAACTCAATGAATTTGTCATTGGGTTTCATTTAGGGATTATTGAAACGGCAGTGGAACGAGCCTCAAAGATTGTTTTTGCACTCAAACACCATTCCTACGCCGGTCCCAGGGAATCTCAAAAACACCTTTCGCTCAAAGAAGGAATCGATTCCGTTCTTTCCATGTACTCGACCAGTTGGAAACAGAATATCGAGATTGATTGGAAAATCAGTGGAGATCCCGTCATCCTTGGTCATGCAGATGAACTTGTTCAAGTTTGGACTAATCTCATCTACAATGCCATCCAAGCTTGCCCCAAAGAAGGAGGCAAAATCCAAATTTTCCTTAAAGAGGAGGAAACAGAGGCACTTGTCACCATTGAAGACAATGGAAAAGGAATCTCTGAAGACATCCTTCCCCGAATCTTTGAGCCATTTTTTACCACGAAAGAACTAGGGATGGGGACGGGGCTTGGGCTTTCCATCGTCCAAAAAATAATCCAGAACCACAATGGAAACATCCAAGTGGAAAGCAGACCGGGTAAAACCCTCTTCACCATCCGCATTCCCCTAGCAAAATCCTAG
- a CDS encoding efflux RND transporter permease subunit, giving the protein MNPLEEIRKGFAGRLAETFLHSRLTPVIAVASLILGLFAVYLTPKEEEPQISVPMIDIQIPAPGFSPEETERKVTEFVERAVWGLEGVEYIYSTSKWHGSYITVRFKVGEPIEPSLVKIHHKLMEVKNVLPPNTLSPIVKSYSIDDVPFLALSFSAENMNDYELRQLVAPLARELSSTPDLASVQMLGGLKKVVRVKVDPNLLNRFGVTAIEVAMSLKQNDALIPAGKNWSSDAIMDIEVGGVLKKISDVKRLPVAQRGGRVVRIQDLATVEEGPEERTKSSALYDKSIGEGKRNAVTIVFAKRKGTNVVNLSKDLLERANLFQKDLPKEIRLSVIRDYGSTAEDKSHELIEHLLIATISVTVLIALWMGWRSALVVAIAIPVTLALTLAIYYFLGYTLNRVTLFALIFSIGILVDDAIVVVENIERHLEENPKLGIIRATLVAVSEVGNPTILATFTVIAAILPMAFVRGLMGPYMKPIPVGASLAMILSLIVAFAITPWASVRLLKENHLNAENGSGEHKVSKLDQIYIRFMNWLLGFKKNAAVFGAVTIGLLLISMAFVGFKWVKVKMLPFDNKEEFQVLLDYKPETTLTQSMRYSEELTKILLKNPNVEKIQIFAGEAAPFSFSGMVKHSFLRNLDSMNDLQVILKNKNERKESSHEIIETLRSDIQKFGEHYDAVTKVLEIPPGPPVMATMVAEVYGPTAQERKKVTEEIYEVFRKEPSVVDLDTSLRNGRPKMVYPIDFEKSGIYGIKTSALAYTGSILFSESPLVSLATAEEPEEVTVNLSVIQSFRGSKNPFQNQNIMSMESGVVSSERVLGKPYLEEDRALFRKNLKPVNYVMSELSGEEEAPVYGMLKLAPKIKYETQTADVPWNTTKPVIKWDGEWFITYEVFRDLGGAFAVVILLIYVLVLGWFKSYSVPLVIMAPIPISLIGILPGHWAMGAYFTATSMIGFIAGAGIIVRNSIILVDFIEGEIRKGVELKEAVVHAGVVRFRPMLLTASAVVVGSFVMLFDPIFEGLAISLMFGEIAATVLSRFAVPVLYYWFIGKSRQGVIKHA; this is encoded by the coding sequence ATGAATCCATTGGAAGAAATTAGAAAAGGGTTTGCTGGACGCCTTGCAGAAACATTTCTGCATTCGAGACTTACTCCTGTTATCGCAGTTGCTAGCTTAATCTTGGGGTTATTTGCTGTATACTTAACACCCAAAGAAGAGGAACCACAAATTTCTGTTCCTATGATTGATATCCAGATTCCTGCACCTGGATTTTCACCGGAAGAGACGGAACGTAAAGTTACAGAGTTTGTAGAGCGCGCCGTATGGGGACTCGAGGGTGTTGAATATATTTATTCCACTAGTAAATGGCATGGAAGTTATATCACCGTTCGATTCAAAGTGGGAGAACCTATTGAACCTTCTTTAGTTAAAATCCATCATAAATTGATGGAAGTTAAGAATGTGCTTCCTCCAAACACTTTAAGCCCTATTGTAAAATCGTATTCCATAGATGACGTTCCTTTTCTGGCATTAAGTTTTAGTGCAGAAAACATGAACGATTACGAATTACGTCAATTAGTAGCACCTTTAGCACGTGAACTTTCTTCTACTCCTGATTTAGCATCTGTACAAATGTTAGGTGGCTTGAAAAAAGTCGTGAGGGTAAAAGTAGATCCAAACCTTCTAAATCGATTTGGTGTCACTGCAATTGAAGTCGCGATGAGTTTGAAACAAAATGATGCTTTGATCCCTGCTGGAAAAAATTGGTCCTCAGATGCCATTATGGATATTGAGGTTGGTGGCGTACTAAAGAAAATATCTGATGTCAAACGACTTCCAGTCGCACAAAGGGGTGGGCGAGTGGTTCGGATCCAAGACCTGGCAACTGTCGAGGAAGGTCCAGAAGAACGAACAAAATCTTCTGCTTTGTATGATAAATCAATCGGTGAAGGGAAACGAAATGCCGTTACCATTGTATTTGCTAAAAGAAAAGGAACAAATGTTGTCAATTTATCCAAGGATTTATTGGAAAGAGCAAACTTATTTCAAAAAGATCTACCTAAAGAAATTCGTTTGAGTGTGATTCGAGATTACGGAAGTACAGCAGAAGATAAATCGCATGAGCTGATAGAACACTTACTCATTGCTACCATTTCTGTTACGGTTCTCATTGCGCTATGGATGGGTTGGAGGTCTGCTCTTGTTGTAGCAATTGCAATTCCAGTGACCCTTGCACTTACTTTGGCGATTTATTATTTTCTTGGCTATACTCTAAACCGTGTCACATTATTTGCTTTGATATTTTCTATTGGGATCCTTGTGGATGATGCCATAGTTGTTGTTGAAAACATTGAAAGGCATTTAGAAGAAAATCCAAAGTTAGGAATCATTCGTGCTACACTCGTTGCCGTATCGGAAGTTGGTAATCCTACTATCCTTGCTACATTTACTGTAATCGCTGCTATTTTACCAATGGCATTTGTTCGAGGACTCATGGGTCCTTATATGAAACCAATCCCTGTCGGTGCAAGCCTTGCTATGATTCTCTCTCTTATCGTTGCTTTTGCCATCACACCTTGGGCTTCTGTAAGATTACTTAAAGAAAACCATTTAAATGCGGAAAACGGATCCGGTGAACATAAAGTTTCCAAACTGGATCAAATTTATATCCGCTTCATGAATTGGTTACTTGGTTTCAAAAAGAACGCTGCGGTATTTGGTGCGGTTACCATAGGATTATTGCTGATCTCCATGGCATTTGTTGGTTTTAAGTGGGTGAAGGTAAAAATGTTACCTTTCGATAACAAAGAGGAATTCCAAGTGTTGTTAGATTATAAACCGGAAACAACGCTGACTCAAAGTATGAGGTATTCTGAAGAATTAACCAAAATTCTTTTAAAAAATCCCAATGTAGAAAAAATTCAAATTTTTGCAGGAGAAGCGGCACCATTTTCCTTTTCAGGAATGGTAAAACATTCCTTTCTTCGAAACCTTGATTCAATGAATGATTTGCAAGTGATTCTAAAAAATAAAAATGAACGTAAAGAATCAAGCCATGAAATCATAGAAACTTTAAGATCCGACATACAAAAGTTTGGTGAACATTATGATGCCGTAACAAAAGTATTGGAGATTCCTCCAGGGCCGCCAGTGATGGCTACAATGGTTGCAGAAGTGTATGGTCCAACAGCACAAGAACGAAAAAAGGTAACTGAAGAAATTTACGAAGTTTTTCGTAAGGAACCAAGTGTAGTAGATTTGGATACATCTCTTAGAAATGGTCGTCCAAAAATGGTTTACCCAATCGATTTTGAAAAATCAGGAATTTACGGGATCAAAACTTCAGCCTTAGCTTATACAGGATCTATCCTTTTTTCCGAATCTCCTCTAGTCAGTTTGGCGACAGCGGAAGAACCTGAAGAAGTGACTGTGAATCTTTCTGTGATCCAAAGTTTCCGAGGATCTAAAAACCCTTTTCAAAACCAGAACATCATGTCGATGGAATCGGGTGTTGTTTCCTCGGAACGTGTTTTAGGAAAACCATATTTGGAAGAAGATCGAGCTCTTTTTCGTAAAAACTTAAAACCAGTCAATTATGTGATGAGTGAACTATCTGGTGAAGAAGAAGCCCCTGTATATGGAATGTTAAAACTTGCACCCAAAATTAAATATGAAACACAAACTGCAGATGTTCCTTGGAATACTACAAAACCTGTAATTAAGTGGGATGGCGAATGGTTTATCACCTATGAAGTGTTCCGCGATTTAGGTGGTGCTTTTGCCGTGGTGATTTTACTCATTTATGTTTTAGTGCTTGGGTGGTTTAAAAGTTATTCCGTCCCACTTGTGATTATGGCTCCGATTCCCATTTCACTAATTGGAATATTACCAGGTCACTGGGCGATGGGTGCTTATTTTACGGCAACTTCAATGATTGGTTTTATCGCCGGTGCGGGGATCATTGTTAGAAACTCGATCATACTTGTAGATTTTATCGAAGGTGAAATTAGGAAAGGTGTGGAACTTAAAGAAGCTGTGGTCCATGCAGGGGTAGTTCGTTTTCGACCTATGTTACTCACTGCTTCTGCTGTGGTGGTTGGATCCTTTGTGATGTTATTTGATCCAATCTTTGAAGGTCTTGCCATCTCACTTATGTTTGGTGAAATTGCTGCCACTGTCCTCAGTCGATTTGCTGTCCCAGTTTTATATTATTGGTTTATCGGTAAATCAAGACAAGGAGTGATTAAACACGCTTAA